A genome region from Constrictibacter sp. MBR-5 includes the following:
- a CDS encoding N-6 DNA methylase has product MVREALRERFLAALREKGGSAGNGRLQAELGWQDGTYAAVRDELLEEGLVVRGRGRGGSVALTGEGGASPAPTAAGPEQPPDPAPSRRGGARPAQRPNGGSGFEQTFRAIDNVLWKEDGPTTELDYTEQTSWMLFLKYLDDVEAEREAAAMLDGRPYRPVLDADYRWGAWAAPRKADGSFDHDTALTGDDLIAYVNGTLWPYLQSFKRSAAGPDTIEYKIGEVFSEIRSKFLSGYSLRDALELVDGLRFRSQVEKHELSHLYEAKLQNMGNAGRNGGEYYTPRPLIRAMIRVVQPRIGERIYDGACGSAGFLCEAYEHMKPQARSTADHEALQRRTFFAKEKKSLAYILAIMNMILHGIEAPNVIRTNTLAENVMDLQERDRFDVVLANPPFGGNERAEVQQNFPIRSGETAYLFLQHFMRSLRAGGRAAIVIKNTFLSNMDGASTALRRELLETCDLHTILDMPQGTFQGAGVKTVVLFFEKGRPTRRIWYYRLDPGRSLGKTTALDDADMAAFVTMQAGFEDGPQSWTIAADTVDRTTWDLSVRNPNAPEAAPLRSPEEILDEIAALDAESARLLERVRALL; this is encoded by the coding sequence GTGGTACGCGAGGCACTGCGCGAGCGCTTTCTGGCGGCGCTGCGCGAGAAGGGGGGTTCGGCCGGCAACGGCCGGCTTCAGGCGGAACTCGGCTGGCAGGACGGCACCTATGCGGCCGTCCGCGACGAACTGCTCGAAGAGGGCCTGGTCGTCCGCGGCCGTGGCCGCGGCGGTTCCGTGGCGCTGACCGGCGAGGGCGGGGCAAGCCCCGCCCCTACGGCCGCCGGCCCCGAACAGCCACCCGACCCGGCACCTTCCCGTAGGGGCGGGGCTCGCCCCGCCCAGCGACCCAACGGCGGCTCCGGCTTCGAACAGACCTTCCGCGCCATCGACAACGTGCTGTGGAAGGAAGACGGGCCGACGACCGAGCTCGACTACACCGAGCAGACGTCCTGGATGCTCTTCCTCAAATATCTCGACGACGTGGAGGCCGAGCGCGAGGCGGCGGCGATGCTCGACGGCCGCCCCTACCGGCCCGTCCTCGACGCCGACTACCGCTGGGGCGCCTGGGCCGCCCCGCGCAAGGCGGACGGCAGCTTCGACCACGACACGGCGCTGACCGGCGACGACCTGATCGCCTACGTGAACGGCACCCTCTGGCCCTACCTCCAGTCGTTCAAGCGCAGCGCCGCCGGCCCGGACACGATCGAGTACAAGATCGGCGAGGTCTTTTCCGAGATCCGGTCGAAATTCCTGTCCGGCTATTCCCTGCGCGACGCGCTGGAACTGGTCGACGGGCTGCGCTTCCGCTCGCAGGTCGAGAAGCACGAGCTCTCGCACCTGTACGAGGCGAAGCTCCAGAACATGGGCAATGCCGGGCGCAACGGCGGCGAATACTACACGCCGCGCCCGCTCATCCGCGCCATGATCCGGGTGGTGCAGCCGCGCATCGGCGAGCGGATCTATGACGGCGCCTGCGGCTCGGCCGGCTTCCTGTGCGAGGCCTACGAGCACATGAAGCCCCAGGCGCGGAGCACCGCCGACCATGAAGCGCTCCAGCGCCGCACCTTCTTCGCCAAGGAGAAGAAGTCCCTTGCATACATTTTGGCGATCATGAACATGATCCTGCACGGGATCGAGGCGCCGAACGTCATTCGAACCAACACGCTCGCCGAGAACGTGATGGACCTGCAGGAGCGCGACCGCTTCGACGTGGTGTTGGCGAATCCGCCTTTCGGAGGTAATGAGCGCGCCGAGGTCCAGCAGAACTTCCCGATCCGCTCGGGCGAGACGGCCTATCTCTTCCTGCAGCATTTCATGCGCTCGCTGCGCGCCGGCGGCCGGGCGGCGATCGTCATCAAGAACACCTTCCTCTCCAACATGGACGGCGCCTCCACCGCGCTGCGCCGCGAACTGCTGGAGACCTGCGACCTGCACACGATCCTCGACATGCCGCAGGGCACGTTCCAGGGGGCGGGCGTGAAGACCGTCGTGCTGTTCTTCGAGAAGGGCCGGCCGACCCGGCGCATCTGGTACTACCGCCTCGACCCCGGCCGCAGCCTGGGCAAGACGACCGCGCTCGACGACGCCGACATGGCGGCGTTCGTCACGATGCAGGCCGGGTTCGAGGATGGCCCGCAGAGCTGGACCATCGCGGCCGACACGGTCGACCGCACCACCTGGGACCTCTCCGTCCGCAACCCGAACGCCCCCGAAGCCGCCCCGCTGCGGTCGCCGGAGGAGATCCTCGACGAGATCGCGGCGCTGGACGCGGAGAGCGCGCGCCTTCTGGAGCGGGTGAGGGCGCTACTGTGA
- a CDS encoding restriction endonuclease subunit S, with the protein MREGWEERPLSEVCQFDPPKAEVRGILGETDLVSFVPMAELGILERQTRSNEARPLRDVYKGYTYFADGDVLLAKITPCFENGKLGIARGLRNCAGFGSSEFMVLRPGPDITAEYLFYFLSRDEFREAGMPVMTGAVGHKRVPKEWVQSTSIPLPPLAEQERVVAILDEAFDAIAAATANAEKNVDNARELFEQGLRIGFTSLTDSEQLTLQEVATTFARGKSKHRPRNDPSLYGGPYPFIQTGNVREAERYIVSCDQSYNEKGLSQSRLWPTGTVCITIAANIAETAILGIDACFPDSVIGIIVDPGRTTSEYVEYVLRFFRERIRAMGKGSAQDNINLGTFETTKLPFPSLEEQEKLVKRLDLLAAFSKELEKGFDAKLMALAELKQSLLARAFSGALTVGHGDDAPHTPSLRAEGEATQGRRTGGGSLRRSAPRDDGGKGAPRDDGGKGASRDGAGEGTPPENQPPIPTIPAAAKRSAGTQGPRTDG; encoded by the coding sequence GTGAGGGAGGGGTGGGAGGAACGACCACTGAGCGAGGTGTGTCAGTTCGATCCGCCAAAAGCTGAAGTTAGGGGAATATTGGGCGAGACCGATCTCGTCTCGTTCGTACCGATGGCTGAGTTGGGCATTCTGGAACGACAGACACGCTCTAACGAAGCGAGGCCTCTTCGAGATGTTTATAAGGGCTACACATATTTCGCCGACGGGGACGTCCTCCTCGCGAAGATCACCCCGTGTTTCGAGAACGGGAAGCTCGGCATTGCACGAGGGCTTCGGAATTGTGCCGGCTTCGGCTCGAGCGAATTTATGGTGCTCCGGCCGGGACCAGATATAACGGCTGAGTACCTGTTTTACTTTCTCTCCCGGGACGAGTTCCGAGAGGCCGGGATGCCGGTGATGACTGGCGCGGTGGGTCACAAACGCGTGCCTAAGGAGTGGGTGCAGTCCACGTCGATTCCACTCCCCCCGCTCGCCGAGCAGGAGCGCGTCGTCGCCATCCTGGACGAGGCCTTCGACGCGATCGCCGCCGCAACGGCCAACGCCGAGAAGAACGTCGACAACGCGAGAGAACTATTTGAGCAGGGACTCCGGATCGGCTTCACGAGTCTAACGGACTCAGAGCAGCTAACCCTTCAGGAAGTTGCAACGACTTTCGCCCGTGGAAAATCGAAGCATCGACCGAGAAACGATCCAAGTCTGTACGGCGGTCCCTACCCGTTCATTCAAACTGGCAATGTACGAGAGGCGGAGCGGTACATTGTCAGTTGCGATCAATCATACAACGAAAAAGGACTTTCTCAGAGTCGACTTTGGCCAACGGGAACTGTTTGCATAACGATCGCCGCAAATATCGCCGAAACCGCTATTCTGGGAATTGACGCCTGTTTCCCAGATAGCGTTATAGGCATAATCGTTGACCCGGGCCGAACAACAAGTGAATATGTAGAGTATGTTTTGAGGTTTTTTCGTGAGAGAATCCGGGCTATGGGGAAGGGCAGTGCCCAAGATAATATCAATCTGGGGACATTCGAGACGACAAAGCTACCGTTTCCGAGCTTGGAGGAGCAAGAAAAGCTGGTGAAGAGATTGGATTTGCTGGCGGCGTTTTCTAAAGAGCTAGAGAAGGGATTCGATGCGAAATTGATGGCCCTCGCCGAACTCAAGCAATCCCTCCTCGCCCGCGCCTTCTCGGGCGCGCTGACCGTCGGTCACGGCGACGATGCCCCCCACACCCCGTCATTGCGAGCCGAAGGCGAAGCAACCCAGGGCCGGCGCACCGGCGGTGGATCGCTTCGTCGCTCCGCGCCTCGCGATGACGGCGGGAAGGGGGCTCCTCGCGACGACGGCGGGAAGGGCGCGTCACGCGACGGCGCAGGCGAGGGCACCCCTCCCGAAAACCAGCCCCCAATCCCCACCATCCCGGCCGCAGCGAAGCGGAGCGCCGGGACCCAGGGCCCGCGCACCGATGGCTGA
- a CDS encoding acetate--CoA ligase family protein: MPRIAVDQLKPFFSPEAVAIIGASSDRTKIGGRPIHNMKIAGYKGGIYPINPNYPEIQGIKAYKSLADVDAPVDMAIVVVPQKLVKGAISDCIAKGVKAAIVLSSGFAEIDEKGAVEQREITAMAAKAGLRVLGPNCMGTMNAYNGMIATFSSGIIDKGPDMGGISIASQSGAFGAHCFLLARERGYGLNLWATTGNQSDVEFSDCLAYMAQDPNTKVVLGYMEGIQDPAKLVESLEIARAHKKPVVLMKVGRSDVGSAAAASHTASLTGSDAVFDAVLREYDVHRAHSIDELFDVAYAASFGRFPQKAELGIITVSGGVGVIMADAAADAGLELPPLPEATQKALKVKVPFAGTRNPLDVTAQLVNEPGLMQPMFEALLDEGGYPAAICFMAGVGLNDAMMDKLMPSFENIAKKYTDRVMVMSIMVRPERRHQLEAMGYLIYEDPTRGINAMAALTRYGKAFAAKDGRQALPALPSAATPLASGKALDEAEAKAALAAAGVPVVEEVTVQSAADAAKAAERLGFPIAMKVLSPDILHKSEIGGVVLNVADAAGAAEAFDTIMARAKKAVPDAKIEGVLVAPMIKDGVETIMGVSRDPVFGPVVMFGLGGIFVEIMKDVTFRIAPFGVDVAREMIRAVKGFPLLDGARGRPKADVEALADALSRLSVYAAANADTLESIDVNPFLVRPAGKGAVAVDALIVPQGVETKGHH; the protein is encoded by the coding sequence CCTCCGACCGGACCAAGATCGGCGGCCGTCCCATCCACAACATGAAGATCGCCGGCTACAAGGGCGGCATCTACCCGATCAACCCGAACTATCCCGAGATCCAGGGCATCAAGGCCTACAAGTCCCTGGCCGACGTCGACGCGCCTGTCGACATGGCAATCGTCGTCGTGCCGCAGAAGCTGGTGAAGGGGGCCATTTCCGACTGCATCGCCAAGGGCGTAAAGGCGGCCATCGTCCTCTCCTCCGGCTTCGCCGAGATCGACGAGAAGGGTGCCGTCGAGCAGCGCGAGATCACCGCGATGGCGGCCAAGGCCGGCCTGCGCGTGCTCGGGCCCAACTGCATGGGCACGATGAACGCCTATAACGGCATGATCGCCACCTTCTCGTCGGGCATCATCGACAAGGGTCCCGACATGGGCGGGATCAGCATCGCCAGCCAGAGCGGCGCCTTCGGCGCGCACTGCTTCCTGCTGGCGCGCGAGCGCGGCTACGGCCTGAACCTGTGGGCGACCACCGGCAACCAGTCCGACGTCGAGTTCTCCGACTGCCTCGCCTACATGGCCCAGGACCCGAACACCAAGGTCGTGCTCGGCTACATGGAGGGCATCCAGGACCCGGCCAAGCTGGTCGAGAGCCTGGAGATCGCCCGCGCCCACAAGAAGCCCGTCGTCCTGATGAAGGTCGGCCGGTCGGACGTCGGCTCCGCCGCCGCCGCCTCGCACACCGCCTCGCTCACCGGCTCCGACGCCGTGTTCGACGCCGTGCTGCGCGAATACGACGTGCACCGCGCCCATTCCATCGACGAGCTGTTCGACGTGGCCTATGCCGCCTCCTTCGGCCGCTTCCCGCAGAAGGCCGAGCTCGGCATCATCACCGTGTCGGGCGGCGTCGGCGTCATCATGGCGGACGCCGCGGCCGATGCCGGCCTGGAACTGCCGCCGCTGCCCGAGGCGACGCAGAAGGCGCTGAAGGTGAAGGTGCCCTTCGCCGGCACGCGCAACCCGCTCGACGTGACGGCACAGCTCGTCAACGAACCCGGCCTGATGCAGCCGATGTTCGAGGCGCTGCTCGACGAGGGCGGCTATCCGGCGGCGATCTGCTTCATGGCCGGCGTCGGCCTGAACGACGCGATGATGGACAAGCTGATGCCCAGCTTCGAGAACATCGCGAAGAAATACACCGACCGCGTCATGGTCATGTCGATCATGGTCCGCCCGGAGCGCCGCCATCAGCTGGAGGCGATGGGCTACCTGATCTACGAGGACCCGACGCGCGGCATCAACGCAATGGCCGCCCTCACGCGCTACGGCAAGGCGTTCGCGGCGAAGGACGGCCGCCAGGCGCTGCCGGCCCTGCCGTCCGCCGCGACGCCGCTGGCATCGGGCAAGGCGCTGGACGAGGCCGAGGCCAAGGCGGCCCTCGCCGCCGCCGGCGTACCGGTCGTCGAGGAAGTCACCGTCCAGTCCGCCGCCGACGCCGCCAAGGCGGCCGAGCGGCTGGGCTTCCCCATCGCGATGAAGGTCCTGTCGCCCGACATCCTGCACAAGTCGGAGATCGGCGGCGTCGTCCTCAACGTCGCCGACGCGGCCGGTGCCGCCGAGGCGTTCGACACCATCATGGCCCGCGCGAAAAAGGCCGTGCCCGACGCGAAGATCGAAGGCGTCCTCGTCGCCCCGATGATCAAGGACGGCGTCGAGACCATCATGGGCGTCTCGCGCGATCCGGTCTTCGGCCCGGTCGTCATGTTCGGCCTCGGCGGCATCTTCGTCGAGATCATGAAGGACGTGACCTTCCGCATCGCGCCCTTCGGCGTCGACGTGGCGCGCGAGATGATCCGCGCGGTGAAGGGCTTCCCCCTCCTCGACGGCGCCCGCGGCCGTCCCAAGGCCGACGTCGAGGCCCTGGCCGACGCCCTGTCGCGCCTCTCCGTCTACGCCGCCGCCAACGCGGACACGCTGGAGAGCATCGACGTAAACCCCTTCCTCGTCCGCCCCGCCGGCAAGGGCGCCGTCGCCGTCGACGCCCTGATCGTCCCCCAGGGCGTGGAGACGAAGGGCCACCACTGA
- the hsdR gene encoding EcoAI/FtnUII family type I restriction enzme subunit R yields MNEAETRAELVDPALKAAGWGERAESRVRRELIAPGRILGAGRRGEPTTADYVLEARGRRLAVIEAKAAGRAVTDGLAQAKIYAAKLALRWAYATNGRGIWRADIDTGAEGPVDAWPTPEALWDETFAEAAAQAGTQAAAWRERFAAVPFEDRSGSQGARYYQVSAVEKALDAVADGRDRILLTLATGTGKTFIAFQIAWKLFHARWSRGGHKTGEPTRRPRILFLADRNILADQAYNAFSAFPDDALVRIRPDAIRKKGRVPKNGSIFFTIFQTFTSGKTDEEGREEAYFGDYPPDFFDFVVIDECHRGGANAESEWRVIMEHFAPAVQLGLTATPLRRDENRDTYAWFGRPVYTYSLREGIEDGYLTPFKVRQYKTTLDDYVYTSDDTVLSGAVEEGHQYTSAQFNRTIEIEARERYRVETWMGEIDPRQKTLVFCATQNHARLVRDIVNQLKTSTDPHYCERVTADDGAIGEHWLRQFQDNDRTIPTILTTSQKLSTGVDARNVRHIVLMRPVNSIIEFKQIIGRGTRLYDGKDYFTIHDFEGAYQHFLDPDWDGEPVDPEPAAPAGPREPAPGEPPGVREEREPYERPEKVVVRLADGKARAIRHIAATSFWGPDGRPLSAAEFMQALFGKLPELFRDEDELRRLWGDPETRAALLHELASRGFGPEPLAEMARIIDAPDSDVFDVLAYVAFALAPETRAGRVAGRKAAVLERYEPKLQAFIDFVLGQYVAQGVEELDRARLSKLLHLRYGSVAEAMADLGGPAAIAGAFVGCQRDLFARDENP; encoded by the coding sequence ATGAACGAGGCCGAGACCCGCGCTGAACTCGTCGATCCGGCGCTGAAGGCGGCCGGGTGGGGCGAGCGTGCCGAGAGCCGGGTCCGGCGCGAACTGATCGCCCCCGGCCGCATCCTGGGCGCCGGCCGGCGTGGTGAGCCGACTACGGCCGACTATGTGCTGGAGGCGCGCGGGCGGCGCCTCGCGGTGATCGAGGCGAAGGCCGCCGGCCGCGCCGTCACCGACGGCCTCGCCCAGGCCAAGATCTATGCGGCGAAGCTGGCGCTGCGCTGGGCCTACGCCACCAACGGGCGCGGCATCTGGCGCGCCGACATTGACACCGGCGCCGAAGGCCCCGTCGACGCGTGGCCGACGCCCGAGGCCCTGTGGGACGAGACCTTCGCCGAGGCGGCGGCCCAGGCCGGCACGCAAGCCGCCGCATGGCGCGAACGCTTCGCCGCCGTGCCGTTCGAGGATCGCAGCGGCAGCCAGGGTGCGCGCTACTATCAGGTCTCGGCGGTGGAGAAGGCGCTCGACGCCGTCGCCGACGGGCGCGACCGCATCCTGCTGACCCTGGCCACCGGCACCGGCAAGACCTTCATCGCCTTCCAGATCGCGTGGAAACTGTTCCACGCCCGATGGAGCCGGGGCGGCCATAAGACAGGTGAGCCGACGCGCCGGCCGCGCATCCTGTTCCTCGCCGACCGCAACATCCTCGCCGATCAGGCCTACAACGCCTTCTCCGCCTTTCCGGACGACGCGCTGGTGCGCATCCGCCCGGACGCGATCCGGAAGAAGGGCCGCGTGCCGAAGAACGGCAGCATCTTCTTCACGATCTTCCAGACCTTCACCAGCGGGAAGACGGACGAAGAAGGCCGGGAAGAGGCGTATTTCGGCGACTATCCGCCCGACTTCTTCGACTTCGTCGTGATCGACGAATGCCACCGCGGCGGCGCCAACGCCGAGAGCGAGTGGCGCGTCATCATGGAGCATTTCGCGCCCGCCGTGCAGCTCGGCCTGACCGCGACGCCGCTGCGCCGCGACGAGAACCGCGACACCTATGCCTGGTTCGGCCGGCCGGTCTACACCTACTCCCTGCGCGAGGGCATCGAGGACGGCTATCTCACGCCGTTCAAGGTGCGCCAGTACAAGACGACGCTCGACGACTATGTCTACACCTCGGACGACACCGTCCTGTCGGGGGCGGTGGAGGAGGGGCATCAGTACACCTCCGCGCAGTTCAACCGGACCATCGAGATCGAGGCGCGCGAGCGCTACCGCGTCGAGACGTGGATGGGCGAGATCGACCCGCGCCAGAAGACGCTCGTCTTCTGCGCTACTCAGAATCATGCCCGCCTGGTCCGCGACATCGTCAACCAGCTGAAGACCAGCACCGACCCGCATTACTGCGAGCGCGTGACGGCCGACGACGGTGCGATCGGCGAGCATTGGCTGCGCCAGTTCCAGGACAACGACCGGACGATCCCGACGATCCTGACCACCTCGCAGAAGCTCTCGACCGGCGTCGACGCGCGCAACGTCCGTCACATCGTGCTGATGCGGCCGGTGAACAGCATCATCGAGTTCAAGCAGATCATCGGCCGCGGCACGCGCCTCTACGACGGCAAGGACTATTTCACGATCCACGATTTCGAGGGCGCCTATCAGCACTTCCTCGATCCCGACTGGGACGGCGAGCCGGTCGACCCGGAGCCCGCCGCACCCGCCGGGCCACGGGAGCCCGCCCCCGGCGAGCCGCCCGGCGTGCGCGAGGAGCGGGAGCCCTACGAGCGGCCCGAGAAGGTCGTCGTCCGCCTCGCCGACGGCAAGGCGCGCGCCATCCGCCACATCGCCGCCACCAGCTTCTGGGGGCCGGACGGCCGCCCGCTTTCGGCCGCCGAGTTCATGCAGGCGCTGTTCGGCAAGCTGCCCGAACTGTTCCGCGACGAGGACGAACTGCGCAGGCTCTGGGGCGATCCGGAGACGCGCGCCGCCCTGCTGCACGAACTGGCAAGCCGCGGCTTCGGGCCGGAGCCGCTGGCCGAGATGGCGCGCATCATCGACGCGCCCGACAGCGACGTGTTCGACGTGCTGGCCTATGTCGCCTTCGCGCTGGCACCCGAGACGCGCGCCGGCCGGGTGGCGGGGCGCAAGGCGGCGGTGCTGGAGCGCTACGAGCCGAAGCTCCAGGCCTTCATCGACTTCGTCCTCGGCCAGTATGTGGCGCAGGGCGTCGAGGAACTCGACCGCGCCCGCCTCTCCAAGCTGCTCCACCTCCGCTACGGCTCGGTCGCCGAGGCGATGGCCGACCTCGGCGGCCCCGCCGCCATCGCCGGCGCCTTCGTCGGCTGCCAGCGCGACCTCTTCGCCCGCGACGAAAACCCGTAG